A genome region from Tenrec ecaudatus isolate mTenEca1 chromosome 13, mTenEca1.hap1, whole genome shotgun sequence includes the following:
- the NDUFB3 gene encoding NADH dehydrogenase [ubiquinone] 1 beta subcomplex subunit 3, with protein MAPGHGHEHGHHKMELPDYRQWKIEGTPLEIVQEKLAAQGLRDPWGRNEAWRYMGGFANNVSFLGAILKGFKWGFAAFVIAAGAEYFLESPHKDKKDH; from the exons ATGGCCCCTGGACATGGACATGAACATGGCCATCATAAAATGGAACTTCCAGATTATAGACAGTGGAAGATAGAAGGGACACCATTAGAAATTGTCCAGGAGAAGCTGGCTGCACAGGGGCTAAGAGATCCATGGGGCCG CAATGAAGCTTGGAGATACATGGGTGGATTTGCAAACAATGTTTCCTTTCTTGGTGCAATATTAAAAGGATTCAAATGGGGATTTGCTGCCTTCGTGATAGCTGCAGGAGCTGAGTATTTCCTGGAGTCCCCGCATAAAGATAAGAAGGATCACTGA